The genomic DNA CAGCGAGGGCGGCGATCCCGGCGCGGCTCTCGCGATCTACGACACGATGCAGCACATCCGCCCGGCGATCGCGACGACGTGCGTGGGTCAGGCGATCGGGCCGGCGGCGCTGCTCGTGGCCTCGGGCGCGCCCGGTCAACGAGCGGCTCTCGCCCACGCCAGGATCGTGCTGCACCAGCCGGCCGGTCAGTCGCGGGGCGCGATCCCCGACCTCATCCTCGCGGCCGACGAGGTGGTGCGGGTGCGCGCCGACATGGAGGAGATCCTGGCCAGGCACAGTGGTCGCTCGCTCGCAGAATTGCGCGCCGACACCGATCGCGACCGGGTGTTCGCCGCAGCCGCGGCCCTCGACTACGGACTGATCGACAGCGTGCTGGGGGAGCGGACCGTGCCCTGAACCGTGCGGCAGCGGTGCCATCTGCATGACCGGATCACGGATGCAGGACGAAAACCCCTGATTCGGGCTGGCCCAGCTGCATCGGTCCTGCAAGTCGCACGGCAGCGAGCGGATGCTCGACCCAGGTGCCGCGGCCTGAAGTCAGGCGGCGAGAGCGAAGGCCGCGCGGCCGGCCGAGACGGCGACGGATGCCGTCGTCGAGCGCAGCTCGTCGGCCACGGCACTGGTCAGCTCGATGAGCGAGGTCTCCAGCGCCCCGCTGATCGCGGCGATCATCTCGCTCGACGGCTCCTTCAGCCCGCGCTCGACCTCGGAGAGGTACTGCGGCGAGACGCCGGCCTTCTCGGCGGTCTCGGTGAGGGTCTCTTCACGGTCGTGGCGACGGCGGCGCAATTGGTCGCCGAGCAGTTGGCGCCAGAGCGGCTCGGGGTCGGTCGCCTTCGGGCGGGGATTGCGCGGGAGATGCAGGAGCTCGGCCATGCCTCACCGTAACTCCGCGCCCGCCGTCGGCTCCAGTGGTTCTGCTCAGAGCAGAACGCCGGCGTCTCGCGTTCGCAACTCAGGAGATTCTTCCGGTTCTGCTGTCGTCCCGGCCGGAGACCCGTGGATTTCCGCGGGCGGTCGGATGCACCGCCCCGAAGATTCCTGAATTGCGAACCGCTCAGCGGCGCGCACCAGTCAGACGAACAGGCTCAGGCTTCGGTCTTCGTCGATGCCTGGTCGGCATCCGTTGCCGCCCAGCTGGCGAGCATCTTCAGCTTCTCCTCCGAGGGCGTTCCCGGCTCGGCCGTGTACGTCGACAGGTGCAAGCCCGGGTCGGCGGGGAGCTCGAACGCCTCGTACAC from Microbacterium sp. LWO13-1.2 includes the following:
- a CDS encoding ATP-dependent Clp protease proteolytic subunit, encoding MSSYTIPNVIAQHPRGERIMDVYSHLLAERVIYLGTGIDAGVANALIAQLLHLDADSPESGIQFYINSEGGDPGAALAIYDTMQHIRPAIATTCVGQAIGPAALLVASGAPGQRAALAHARIVLHQPAGQSRGAIPDLILAADEVVRVRADMEEILARHSGRSLAELRADTDRDRVFAAAAALDYGLIDSVLGERTVP
- a CDS encoding helix-turn-helix transcriptional regulator translates to MAELLHLPRNPRPKATDPEPLWRQLLGDQLRRRRHDREETLTETAEKAGVSPQYLSEVERGLKEPSSEMIAAISGALETSLIELTSAVADELRSTTASVAVSAGRAAFALAA